Proteins from one Prevotella sp. E2-28 genomic window:
- a CDS encoding polysaccharide biosynthesis tyrosine autokinase, which yields MEENKAIESALENELKEEGSSFDIRTIFTLLILNWPWFLVSLIIFVCGSLIYLRYQPAVYEVSAKMLIKDEVNNRRSSGQMLANMQDLGFITNSAGIDNEIEILKSRILAYEVVKDLKLYVEYCSEGRITNPLVYKSQSVNVDMTAEDLEYLDKGPVKAISFKLTQEGNKYYVKSLNKGEFEGSFTTLPATVETPYGTLTFTKNLNLEPTVRPHKNANNNSSNEKGKNVSYLVTIKSPKSTAASYAGSITIAPTSKQTSIALLTLRDYSADRALDYLKHLAVCYNRQANADKNEIAYKTEEFINSRLQKISDELGVTEKELEVYKRNNNLVQIRLDATQTMTQANQYYGQLAEANIQIQILDDLRKFVENSDNKYQIIPSNVGMKDGASNSLISQYNKTVLDRNRLLASASENSPQVRTHTELLDQLESSIKEALRQARRTADIERQGIERQYKEFQTRIENTPEQERILTQIGRQQDVKSGLYLMLLQKREENSISLAATADKGRLIDEPAYGGKVSPKNAIILLAAFVLGLAIPLLICYLLQLLRYKIEGHEDVMRLTDCPIVADVAIANEEAKTAAGIVVHENKNNQTDEIFRGMRTNIQFMMKENDKVIMFTSATSGEGKTFNAANLAVSFALLGKKTILLGLDIRKPALGRLFDIKDRAIGISNLLTKDSVNKEDLKSQICSSGINVNLDMLLAGPTPPNPTELLARENMGQIMKMLREEYDYIIMDTAPVGLVSDTFQIAKHTDVTVFVCRADYTPKSSFAILNSLRAEDKLPNICIVINGIDMSKKKYGYYYGYGKYGKYGRYAYGYGYGRYGRYGYGNTYGTYGSYGSYGSYSDSHYGNKEDNSIKR from the coding sequence ATGGAAGAAAATAAAGCCATTGAATCGGCACTAGAAAATGAATTGAAAGAAGAAGGGTCTTCATTCGACATACGGACCATCTTCACTCTTCTGATACTAAACTGGCCGTGGTTCTTGGTATCCCTTATCATTTTTGTTTGTGGTTCACTTATCTATTTAAGATACCAACCCGCTGTTTATGAAGTATCTGCAAAGATGCTGATAAAAGACGAGGTAAACAACCGACGCAGTAGCGGTCAGATGCTGGCCAATATGCAAGACCTAGGCTTTATCACAAATTCAGCCGGTATTGACAATGAGATTGAGATTCTCAAATCACGTATCCTTGCTTATGAAGTAGTAAAGGATTTGAAGCTCTATGTAGAATATTGTAGTGAAGGACGTATCACTAATCCATTAGTATACAAATCACAGTCTGTTAATGTTGACATGACAGCAGAGGATTTGGAATACCTGGACAAGGGACCCGTCAAAGCAATATCTTTCAAATTGACGCAAGAGGGCAATAAGTATTATGTTAAGAGTCTAAACAAAGGGGAATTTGAAGGATCGTTCACTACGTTACCTGCAACGGTCGAAACACCTTATGGCACCTTAACATTTACCAAGAACTTGAATCTGGAGCCAACCGTTAGGCCTCACAAGAACGCCAATAACAATTCCAGCAATGAGAAGGGTAAAAACGTCTCATATCTTGTTACTATTAAGTCGCCAAAGAGCACAGCTGCTAGTTATGCAGGCTCTATCACTATAGCTCCTACTTCAAAACAAACATCTATAGCTCTTCTTACTTTAAGAGACTATAGTGCAGACCGTGCCCTCGACTATCTGAAACACTTGGCTGTATGCTATAACCGTCAGGCTAATGCTGACAAAAATGAAATCGCTTATAAAACGGAAGAGTTCATCAATTCCCGTCTGCAAAAAATCAGCGATGAATTAGGAGTTACTGAAAAAGAACTGGAGGTTTACAAACGCAACAACAATTTGGTTCAAATACGTCTGGATGCTACCCAGACTATGACACAAGCAAATCAATACTACGGTCAGCTGGCTGAAGCCAATATACAGATACAGATATTGGATGATTTGCGCAAGTTTGTTGAAAACAGTGACAATAAATACCAAATCATACCATCAAACGTTGGTATGAAAGACGGTGCTTCCAATTCGCTCATCTCGCAGTACAATAAGACTGTATTAGATCGCAACCGTCTGCTGGCCTCTGCATCTGAAAATTCGCCACAGGTTCGCACACACACAGAATTACTTGACCAACTGGAATCTAGTATCAAAGAGGCACTAAGACAGGCACGCCGTACTGCCGATATTGAGCGTCAGGGAATAGAAAGACAATACAAAGAGTTCCAAACAAGAATTGAGAACACACCTGAACAGGAGCGTATCTTAACTCAGATCGGACGCCAACAGGACGTAAAGTCTGGCCTGTACCTGATGTTGCTTCAGAAGCGCGAAGAGAACTCAATATCACTGGCAGCTACTGCTGATAAAGGCCGATTGATCGACGAGCCTGCATACGGTGGAAAGGTAAGTCCAAAGAATGCCATCATTCTCTTGGCAGCTTTTGTTTTGGGCTTAGCAATTCCTTTGCTGATTTGCTACCTGCTACAGCTCCTGCGTTATAAGATTGAAGGACACGAGGACGTGATGCGTTTGACAGACTGTCCTATTGTGGCCGATGTAGCCATTGCCAATGAAGAAGCAAAGACTGCTGCAGGTATCGTTGTACATGAGAACAAGAACAACCAGACTGATGAGATCTTCCGTGGCATGCGTACAAATATACAGTTCATGATGAAGGAGAACGATAAAGTCATTATGTTCACATCAGCCACATCAGGTGAAGGTAAGACCTTCAACGCAGCTAACTTGGCAGTAAGCTTTGCGCTTCTGGGCAAGAAAACCATCCTGCTCGGTCTCGACATCCGCAAGCCAGCTTTGGGACGCTTGTTTGATATTAAAGACCGCGCTATTGGTATTAGCAACCTGCTTACCAAGGACAGCGTTAACAAAGAAGATCTGAAATCACAGATCTGTTCATCAGGTATTAACGTTAACCTTGACATGCTATTGGCCGGTCCTACACCTCCTAACCCCACGGAGTTGCTGGCTCGCGAAAACATGGGACAGATTATGAAGATGCTGCGCGAGGAATACGACTACATCATCATGGATACCGCACCTGTTGGTCTGGTATCAGATACATTCCAGATTGCCAAGCATACAGACGTTACCGTATTCGTTTGTCGTGCCGACTATACGCCAAAGTCAAGCTTTGCTATTCTCAATTCGCTGAGAGCAGAAGACAAGTTGCCTAACATTTGTATCGTTATCAACGGCATTGACATGTCGAAGAAGAAGTACGGCTACTACTACGGATATGGTAAGTATGGCAAGTATGGACGCTATGCTTATGGCTATGGTTACGGACGCTATGGACGCTACGGCTATGGCAACACCTACGGCACATACGGTAGCTATGGAAGCTATGGAAGTTATAGCGACAGCCATTATGGCAATAAAGAAGATAATTCTATTAAGAGATAA
- a CDS encoding BT0820 family HAD-type phosphatase, with product MTIAVDFDGTIVEHRYPEIGKEIPFATDTLKMLIKDHHRVILWSVREGQLLEDAINWCKERGVEFYAVNRDYPEESTENNQHFSRKIKADVWIDDRNLGGLPDWGTIYRMISKHKTWNDLIDEEINNYRMGSYEDNHSKKKKHWWQF from the coding sequence ATGACTATTGCTGTAGATTTTGACGGCACTATTGTAGAACACCGCTATCCTGAAATTGGCAAAGAGATTCCCTTTGCCACGGATACACTGAAAATGCTTATCAAGGACCACCACAGGGTTATCCTGTGGTCGGTTCGTGAAGGCCAGCTATTAGAGGATGCTATCAATTGGTGCAAAGAACGTGGCGTGGAGTTCTACGCCGTTAACCGCGACTATCCAGAGGAAAGCACAGAGAACAACCAGCATTTTTCACGCAAAATAAAGGCCGACGTATGGATTGACGACCGCAACCTGGGCGGACTGCCCGACTGGGGCACTATCTATCGTATGATCTCCAAACACAAGACATGGAACGACCTCATTGACGAGGAGATAAACAACTACAGAATGGGTTCATACGAAGATAACCATTCCAAGAAAAAGAAGCACTGGTGGCAGTTTTAA
- the rplT gene encoding 50S ribosomal protein L20: MPRSVNHVASRAKRKNILKLTRGYFGARKNVWTVAKNTWEKGLTYAYRDRRNKKRNFRALWIQRINAAARLEGMSYSKLMGALSKAGIEINRKVLADLALNNPEAFKAIVAKVK; the protein is encoded by the coding sequence ATGCCAAGATCAGTAAATCACGTTGCATCAAGAGCAAAACGTAAGAACATTCTGAAACTTACACGCGGTTACTTTGGAGCCCGTAAGAATGTATGGACAGTAGCAAAGAATACCTGGGAGAAGGGTCTGACCTACGCTTATCGCGATCGTCGTAATAAGAAGCGCAACTTCCGCGCCCTGTGGATTCAGCGTATCAACGCTGCCGCTCGTCTGGAGGGTATGAGCTATTCTAAGTTGATGGGTGCCCTTTCAAAGGCTGGTATCGAGATTAACCGTAAGGTGCTCGCTGACCTCGCCCTGAACAACCCCGAGGCTTTCAAGGCTATCGTTGCAAAGGTAAAGTAA
- the rpmI gene encoding 50S ribosomal protein L35, whose product MPKVKTNSGAKKRFSFTGTGKVKRHHAYHSHILTKKTKKQKRNLVGSTIVDQSNMKQVRDLLCLR is encoded by the coding sequence ATGCCAAAAGTAAAGACAAATTCCGGCGCTAAGAAGAGATTCTCATTCACCGGTACAGGTAAGGTTAAGAGACATCACGCTTACCACAGCCACATTCTGACGAAGAAGACCAAGAAGCAGAAGCGTAACTTGGTAGGTTCTACCATCGTTGACCAGAGCAACATGAAGCAGGTTCGTGACCTGTTGTGTCTCCGCTAA
- the infC gene encoding translation initiation factor IF-3 yields the protein MKTDKKQTQYRVNEQIRVREVRIVGESGSTVVPTKEALDMARQQGVDLVEISPNANPPVCRLIDYSKFLYQQKKRAKEMKAKQVKVEVKEIRFGPQTDEHDYQFKLKHAKEFLEEGNKVRAYVFFRGRSILFKEQGEVLLLRFANDLEEVGKVESMPSLEGKKMFLYLAPKKAGVAKKSQQARDREASEAELKEAQKQQIADIDTETPANGGLFANAKISADALKKLTETED from the coding sequence ATGAAGACAGACAAAAAACAGACTCAATACCGCGTAAACGAACAGATTCGCGTACGAGAGGTCCGCATCGTAGGCGAGAGCGGATCCACGGTAGTGCCTACGAAAGAAGCATTGGATATGGCTCGCCAGCAGGGCGTTGACCTTGTGGAGATTTCTCCTAATGCCAATCCTCCCGTGTGTCGTCTCATCGACTATTCAAAGTTCCTCTACCAGCAGAAGAAACGTGCTAAGGAAATGAAAGCCAAGCAGGTGAAGGTAGAGGTGAAGGAAATCCGATTCGGACCTCAGACCGATGAGCATGACTATCAGTTCAAACTGAAGCACGCTAAGGAATTCCTTGAGGAAGGTAATAAGGTTCGTGCATACGTATTCTTCCGTGGTCGAAGCATCCTCTTTAAGGAACAGGGTGAGGTGCTGTTGCTGCGTTTCGCCAACGACCTAGAGGAAGTTGGTAAGGTAGAGTCAATGCCAAGTCTTGAAGGAAAGAAGATGTTCCTCTATCTAGCTCCTAAGAAGGCTGGTGTGGCAAAGAAAAGCCAGCAGGCTCGTGACCGCGAGGCCAGCGAAGCAGAACTGAAAGAGGCTCAGAAGCAGCAAATCGCAGACATCGACACAGAAACTCCAGCCAATGGCGGTCTGTTTGCTAATGCAAAGATTAGTGCTGATGCGCTGAAGAAGCTTACTGAGACCGAAGATTAA
- a CDS encoding glycoside hydrolase 43 family protein yields MACMALNANAQQSWMADNGNGTFTNPLFYDEFSDPDIIRVGDDYYLAGTTMHTVPGLVILHSKDLVNWENVSYCFDRFDFTDDKFSLKNHQEIYGQGIWAPAIRYANGQFYVFSNINGKGLQCYTAKDIRGPWTHHNMQGNIYDLSVLFDDDGKIYAIHKYGEVHCTELKPDMSGPVEGTDRVIIPEGNGVGEGHHMYKINGMYYLISTDYSPNGRTLCSRSKSIWGPYETRVISADETYGYNGVGRTTVPRGTKYRIGEDGTKFGVNPASPDATGCDNAHQGGIVQAKNGSWWALLMQDFHSIGRTVCLMPITWEDGWPMVGLKGNLGRAPRTWYKPDTVLGCYGIGEEAQPIRAPYDRNENFNGKQLGRVWQWNHNPDDKMWSLKGGRLRIQSQPAEQLMWARNTLTQRVIGPKSIATVELYVKGMKDGDVAGLGNINIPCSWIGLVKQGNTLSLCSFEQMTNDTISVPVDFVNGKLYLRCIGDYDNNQMQYAYSTDGKEFKTLGNMMPLTYQLITFQGSRHALFSFNVKGQKGGYAEFDNFTVEEPMADRSQNIPYGKTIRIINKATNRPAIALKHGMLYDTHAGDKSDLTKFKVIDRNLGRVALQCADGRYVKVYGDGLPGDVRFTTDPKEAEEFLWQDYLDHDFMLLSLKTHKYLGKSPTTGSPYSMDFVGPDPARRNGAVLRWE; encoded by the coding sequence ATGGCTTGTATGGCTCTTAATGCGAATGCTCAACAGTCGTGGATGGCCGATAATGGCAACGGCACATTTACTAATCCCTTGTTTTATGATGAGTTTTCTGACCCGGATATCATCCGTGTAGGTGATGACTATTATTTGGCAGGTACCACGATGCATACGGTGCCAGGACTGGTTATTCTACACTCAAAGGATTTGGTGAACTGGGAGAATGTGAGCTACTGCTTTGATCGTTTTGATTTCACGGATGATAAGTTCTCATTGAAGAACCATCAGGAGATTTATGGTCAGGGTATATGGGCACCTGCTATCCGCTATGCTAATGGGCAGTTCTATGTGTTCTCGAATATCAACGGCAAAGGCTTGCAATGCTATACGGCAAAGGATATTCGTGGGCCTTGGACGCACCATAACATGCAGGGTAATATCTACGACCTCAGTGTGCTCTTTGATGACGATGGTAAGATTTATGCCATCCATAAATATGGCGAGGTGCATTGTACAGAGTTGAAACCTGATATGAGCGGTCCTGTGGAAGGAACGGATCGTGTGATTATTCCTGAAGGCAATGGTGTGGGTGAAGGTCATCACATGTATAAGATTAACGGTATGTATTATCTGATATCTACGGATTATTCGCCCAATGGACGTACACTTTGTTCGCGCTCGAAGAGTATATGGGGACCGTATGAGACGCGCGTGATTAGTGCTGATGAGACTTATGGCTACAATGGCGTAGGTCGTACAACGGTGCCTCGTGGTACGAAATACCGTATTGGTGAGGACGGCACGAAGTTTGGTGTGAATCCTGCCAGTCCAGATGCCACAGGTTGCGATAATGCTCATCAAGGCGGTATTGTACAGGCCAAGAACGGTTCGTGGTGGGCACTACTGATGCAGGACTTCCATTCTATTGGTCGTACTGTATGTTTGATGCCAATAACCTGGGAAGATGGTTGGCCAATGGTGGGTCTGAAAGGTAATCTTGGTCGTGCGCCACGTACCTGGTATAAACCAGATACCGTATTAGGTTGTTATGGTATTGGTGAGGAAGCTCAGCCCATCCGTGCTCCTTATGACAGGAATGAGAATTTTAATGGAAAACAATTGGGACGCGTGTGGCAGTGGAACCATAACCCTGACGATAAGATGTGGAGCTTGAAAGGTGGTCGTCTGCGTATTCAGTCGCAACCAGCCGAACAGCTGATGTGGGCACGTAACACGCTGACTCAGCGCGTAATAGGTCCAAAGAGCATTGCTACCGTGGAGCTCTATGTGAAAGGGATGAAAGACGGTGACGTGGCTGGTCTGGGTAATATCAATATCCCTTGCTCGTGGATTGGTCTCGTTAAGCAGGGCAACACCCTCTCATTATGTTCCTTCGAACAGATGACCAACGACACCATCAGCGTGCCCGTTGATTTTGTCAACGGAAAACTTTATCTTCGCTGCATCGGTGACTATGATAACAATCAGATGCAGTATGCCTACTCAACTGATGGTAAGGAGTTTAAGACGCTGGGAAATATGATGCCGCTGACCTATCAGCTCATTACTTTCCAGGGCTCACGCCATGCACTCTTCTCTTTTAATGTAAAGGGACAGAAGGGCGGCTATGCCGAGTTTGACAACTTCACGGTAGAAGAACCAATGGCCGACCGCAGCCAAAACATTCCTTATGGCAAGACCATTCGCATTATCAATAAGGCCACTAACCGTCCGGCTATCGCTTTGAAACATGGTATGCTCTATGATACTCATGCGGGGGATAAGAGTGATTTGACGAAGTTTAAGGTTATTGACCGCAATCTGGGGCGCGTGGCTTTGCAATGTGCTGATGGGCGTTATGTGAAGGTTTATGGTGATGGTCTGCCAGGCGATGTGCGCTTTACAACCGATCCGAAAGAAGCCGAGGAGTTCCTATGGCAGGATTATTTAGATCATGACTTTATGCTCCTCTCCCTAAAGACTCACAAGTATCTGGGTAAGAGTCCTACTACGGGTAGCCCTTATTCAATGGATTTTGTGGGCCCAGATCCTGCCCGTCGTAACGGAGCCGTGCTGCGTTGGGAATAG
- the aroB gene encoding 3-dehydroquinate synthase translates to MEKQKVIISEQLEQVLATEIAACKADRIFVLTDETTHRLCLPVVKDYKCIEGAQEITIPAGDTNKTLESVTHVWSELQRLGATRHSLLINLGGGMVTDLGAFAASTFKRGISIINIPTTLLSMVDASVGGKTGFNFGGLKNEIGVFNNANCVILDTVFLKTMDEENLLSGYAEMLKHGLISTEEHWAELMNFDIENPDLKELGDLVAKSVQVKERIVTEDPTEKGIRKALNLGHTVGHAFESLALQRKPVLHGYAVAWGLVCELYLSVAKTGFPVEKMRQMTRFIFEHYGRMPITCDDYPTLLELMTHDKKNTGRDINFTLLGGIGDIRINQIATKEEIEEALDFYREGC, encoded by the coding sequence ATGGAAAAGCAGAAAGTCATTATCAGCGAGCAACTGGAACAAGTGCTCGCCACAGAAATAGCAGCATGTAAGGCTGACCGAATTTTTGTTCTGACCGACGAAACCACCCATAGGCTTTGTCTGCCCGTGGTCAAAGATTACAAATGTATCGAGGGGGCACAAGAAATTACGATTCCCGCCGGCGACACCAACAAAACACTTGAGTCTGTTACTCATGTTTGGAGCGAACTACAACGTCTAGGTGCTACCCGTCACTCACTACTCATCAATTTGGGCGGAGGCATGGTGACCGATTTAGGCGCCTTTGCAGCCTCGACTTTCAAACGCGGCATTTCCATTATCAATATCCCCACCACCCTACTCTCTATGGTCGATGCTTCCGTAGGCGGTAAGACTGGGTTCAACTTCGGCGGACTGAAAAACGAGATTGGTGTATTCAATAACGCCAACTGCGTGATTCTTGATACAGTTTTTCTCAAGACTATGGACGAGGAAAATCTCCTCTCTGGTTATGCCGAGATGCTTAAACACGGTCTCATATCTACAGAAGAGCATTGGGCAGAACTGATGAACTTCGACATCGAGAACCCCGACCTCAAAGAATTAGGCGATCTCGTAGCCAAAAGCGTTCAGGTGAAGGAGCGTATCGTTACTGAAGACCCCACGGAAAAAGGTATCCGTAAAGCTCTGAACCTTGGTCATACCGTAGGCCATGCCTTTGAGTCATTGGCCCTTCAACGCAAGCCTGTGCTTCATGGCTATGCCGTAGCGTGGGGTTTGGTATGCGAATTGTATCTAAGCGTTGCCAAGACAGGCTTCCCTGTAGAAAAGATGCGTCAGATGACTCGTTTCATCTTCGAGCACTACGGACGTATGCCTATCACTTGCGACGATTACCCCACCCTTTTGGAACTGATGACGCACGATAAGAAGAACACAGGTCGTGATATCAATTTCACTCTACTAGGCGGCATTGGTGACATCCGCATCAATCAAATAGCCACAAAAGAAGAAATAGAAGAAGCCCTAGACTTCTACCGCGAGGGCTGCTAA
- a CDS encoding AMP-binding protein has protein sequence MDFEEFLAEWHNESPTVLVYTSGSTGKPKPMYVEKRRMEASARITCQFLGLKPGDTALLCMSLDYIAGKMMVVRAQTWGLRLLSVAPSGHPLDTVAEPVDFAAMVPMQVFNSLQVPEEREILKQIKHLIIGGGAIDEALAKELVGFPNNVWSTYGMTETLSHIALRRLNGPDVSDWYTPFEGVTLSQTDEGCLVIDAPAVHDGPLVTNDIVELSEKGFRILGRKDNVICSGGIKIQIEEVERLLKQHLSAPFMITKRADRKFGEQVVLLTESMDMDAVKDICQQVLPKYWQPRSYAHIDALPMTETGKPARKVAERLAALAVEV, from the coding sequence ATGGATTTCGAAGAATTCTTAGCCGAATGGCATAACGAGAGCCCTACGGTACTGGTTTATACCAGTGGCTCTACGGGTAAGCCAAAGCCGATGTATGTGGAGAAACGACGTATGGAGGCTTCGGCACGTATCACGTGTCAGTTCTTAGGACTGAAGCCTGGTGATACAGCGTTGCTGTGCATGTCGCTTGATTATATCGCTGGTAAGATGATGGTGGTGAGGGCTCAGACTTGGGGGCTGAGGCTCCTCTCTGTCGCTCCCAGCGGACACCCGCTGGACACAGTAGCGGAGCCCGTGGATTTCGCGGCGATGGTGCCGATGCAGGTATTTAACTCTTTGCAGGTGCCTGAGGAACGGGAGATACTGAAGCAGATCAAACATCTGATAATCGGTGGCGGCGCTATTGATGAGGCGTTGGCCAAGGAACTGGTTGGTTTCCCCAACAATGTATGGAGCACGTACGGAATGACGGAGACGCTCTCGCATATCGCCCTGCGAAGACTCAACGGTCCTGATGTCAGCGACTGGTACACGCCTTTCGAAGGCGTCACCCTGTCGCAGACAGATGAGGGCTGTCTGGTGATTGATGCGCCTGCTGTGCACGACGGACCTTTGGTAACCAATGATATCGTGGAGTTATCAGAAAAGGGCTTCCGTATCTTAGGACGTAAAGATAACGTGATTTGCTCGGGCGGTATCAAGATACAGATAGAGGAGGTGGAGCGATTGCTGAAACAGCATCTGTCTGCTCCGTTTATGATTACGAAACGGGCGGATCGGAAATTCGGCGAACAAGTGGTATTGCTCACCGAATCAATGGATATGGATGCTGTAAAGGATATCTGTCAACAGGTGCTGCCTAAATACTGGCAACCACGTAGCTATGCGCATATTGATGCTTTGCCGATGACGGAGACGGGCAAGCCTGCTCGTAAAGTGGCGGAACGCTTAGCAGCCCTCGCGGTAGAAGTCTAG
- a CDS encoding o-succinylbenzoate synthase, whose protein sequence is MKIDIEERVLHFKQPAGTSRGVYTERRLWLVSISDGRTIGHGECAPLLDLSCDAMKPSIYNKVLRDFCDQVEQTGEIPYEEMRDYPSMLFGLETAMLNLRRGNLLFDTPFARGEQGITINGLVWMGNHEEMLQRMEEKLKLGFRCVKLKVGAIDFDQELDLVKRIRERFSYHEVELRLDANGGFRPDEALYKLELLSQYAIHSIEQPIKQKQWGLMAELCRESPLPIALDEELIGVNDPETKRQMLHIIKPRYIVLKPSLHGGMMGCREWIDIAKNEGIGSWITSALESNIGLNAIAQFCSDVYGENIKMPQGLGTGQLFTDNIQMPLEIRGDKLWISKNS, encoded by the coding sequence ATGAAAATAGATATAGAAGAGCGAGTACTCCATTTCAAACAGCCGGCAGGAACAAGCCGTGGGGTATATACTGAGCGTAGATTATGGCTCGTATCTATTTCCGATGGTAGAACCATCGGACACGGTGAGTGCGCACCGTTGCTTGATCTAAGTTGCGATGCTATGAAGCCTTCTATATATAATAAGGTATTGAGGGACTTCTGTGATCAAGTGGAACAGACGGGCGAGATACCCTATGAAGAGATGCGCGACTATCCCTCGATGCTTTTCGGGCTGGAGACAGCCATGCTGAACCTGCGCCGAGGCAATCTTCTCTTCGATACCCCTTTTGCCCGTGGCGAACAAGGCATCACCATCAATGGACTGGTGTGGATGGGAAATCACGAGGAGATGTTGCAACGCATGGAGGAGAAACTGAAACTGGGCTTCCGTTGCGTAAAACTGAAAGTGGGTGCTATCGACTTTGATCAGGAGCTGGATTTGGTGAAACGTATCCGTGAGAGGTTCTCTTATCACGAAGTAGAACTGCGACTGGATGCCAATGGTGGCTTCCGTCCTGATGAGGCTCTCTATAAACTGGAACTGCTGTCGCAATATGCTATTCATAGTATCGAACAGCCAATCAAGCAGAAGCAGTGGGGCTTGATGGCTGAGCTGTGTCGTGAGTCGCCTTTACCAATCGCCCTTGATGAAGAGCTGATTGGCGTGAACGACCCAGAGACGAAACGTCAGATGCTGCATATCATCAAACCTCGTTATATTGTCCTTAAACCATCGTTGCATGGTGGTATGATGGGATGCCGGGAATGGATAGATATAGCCAAGAATGAGGGCATTGGCTCGTGGATTACGTCGGCATTGGAGAGTAACATTGGGTTGAATGCTATTGCACAGTTCTGTAGTGATGTGTATGGTGAGAATATCAAAATGCCGCAGGGACTTGGCACAGGACAGCTCTTTACGGATAATATCCAGATGCCGTTGGAAATACGTGGGGATAAACTATGGATTTCGAAGAATTCTTAG
- the menB gene encoding 1,4-dihydroxy-2-naphthoyl-CoA synthase — MAKREWKEIRKFEEILFEEYNGIAKITINRPRYRNAFTPKTTLELSQAFAACRELQRIRVVLLTGAMSEVPEGKALADVKHAFCSGGDMHVKGRGGYIDDEGVPRLSVLDVQMQIRRLPKPVIAMVNGYAIGGGHVLHLVCDLTIASENAIFGQTGPKVGSFDAGFGSSYLARIVGQKKAREIWFMCRQYSAKEAEEMGMVNKVVPIEQLEDECVSWAETMMERSPIALRMIKAGLNAELDGQAGIQQLAGDCTMLYYFLDEAQEGGKAFLEKRKPDFDKYPKIP; from the coding sequence ATGGCAAAAAGAGAATGGAAAGAGATTAGGAAATTCGAGGAGATCCTCTTCGAAGAGTATAACGGTATCGCAAAGATTACGATAAACCGTCCTAGGTATCGTAATGCGTTTACGCCAAAGACAACATTGGAACTGAGTCAGGCTTTCGCTGCGTGTCGCGAGCTGCAGCGCATCCGCGTGGTGCTGCTGACAGGTGCAATGAGTGAGGTGCCTGAGGGAAAAGCGTTGGCTGACGTGAAACACGCCTTTTGTTCTGGTGGCGATATGCACGTGAAGGGACGTGGTGGCTATATTGATGATGAGGGCGTGCCCCGTCTGAGTGTGCTGGATGTGCAGATGCAGATTCGTCGTCTGCCCAAACCGGTTATTGCAATGGTGAATGGCTATGCTATTGGTGGTGGTCATGTGTTGCACTTGGTATGCGACCTGACGATAGCTTCAGAGAATGCTATCTTTGGACAGACAGGTCCTAAGGTGGGCTCGTTTGATGCTGGCTTCGGTTCTTCGTACCTGGCTCGTATCGTGGGACAGAAGAAAGCTCGCGAGATATGGTTCATGTGCCGTCAGTATTCGGCTAAGGAGGCTGAGGAGATGGGTATGGTAAATAAGGTGGTGCCTATCGAGCAGTTGGAGGATGAGTGCGTAAGCTGGGCAGAGACGATGATGGAACGTTCGCCCATCGCCCTGCGTATGATTAAGGCAGGTCTGAATGCCGAGCTCGACGGACAGGCTGGTATCCAGCAGTTGGCTGGCGACTGCACCATGCTGTATTATTTCCTGGACGAGGCACAGGAGGGCGGCAAGGCGTTCCTGGAGAAGCGTAAACCTGATTTCGACAAATATCCTAAGATTCCATGA